CACCGTCGCCATCGCCGACGTCGCCTGGTACGTCCGCCCCGGCATGGCGCTCGACCGCGAGGCGCTGAAGCGCGGCAACTCGGTCTATTTCCCCGACCGCGTCGTGCCGATGCTGCCCGAGCGCATATCGAACGACCTCTGCTCGCTGCGCGAGCTGGAGGACCGTCCGGCGCTCGCCGTCCGCATGATCTTCAACGCCGAGGGCCGGAAGCTGAACCATCGCTTCCACCGCATCATGATGCGCTCAGCGGCGAAGCTGTCGTACCAGAAGGCGCAGGACGAATTCGACGGCCGCCCGACCGACCTGAATCAAAATGTGAAGACTGCGCTCGCAAACCTCTGGGCCGGCTACGAAATCATCAAGCGCGGACGTGACGCCCGCGAGCCGCTCGACCTCGACCTGCCGGAGCGCAAGGTCGTCCTCGGCAAGGACGGCGGCATCGAGCGCATCGTCGTGCCGGTGCGGCTGGAAGCCATGCGCCTGATCGAGGAGATGATGATCCAGGCGAACGTCGCCGCGGCCGAGACGCTGGAGGCGAAGAAGTCGCCGCTGGTCTATCGCATCCACGACCAGCCCTCGATGGCCAAGCAGGAGGCGCTGCGCGATTTCCTGAAGTCGATCGAGCTGTCGTTCCCGAAGGGCGGCAACCTGCGTCCCTCGAACTTCAACTACATCCTCGACAAGGCGGAGGGCTCGGAGCACGGCCCGCTGCTCCACGAGGTCGTGCTGCGCACGCAGGCGCAGGCCGAGTACAGCCCCGACAACATCGGGCACTTCGGCCTCAACCTCCGCCGCTACGCCCACTTCACCTCGCCGATCCGCCGCTATGCCGACCTGATCGTCCACCGCGCGCTGGTCCGCTCGCTGGGCTTCGGACCGGGCGGATTGCCGGACGGGATCGAGGAACATCTGGTCGAGATCGCGACGCAGATCTCGCAGGCCGAGCGCCGCGCCATGGCGGCCGAGCGCGACACCGTCGATCGGCTGGTCGCCCATTGGCTGGCCGACCGCGTCGGCGCCGAGTTCCGCGGCCGCATTTCCGGCGTCACCCGCGCCGGCCTGTTCGTGAAACTCGACGAGACCGGCGCCGACGGCTTCGTGCCGATGCGCACGCTGGGCTCGGAATTCTTCGTCTTCGACGAGGCCAAGCACGCGGTCATCGGCTCGCGCTCGGGCGAGATGCATCGCCTCGGCGACAAGGTCGAGGTGAAGCTGGTCGAGGCCGCGCCCCTGGCCGGCGCGCTCCGCTTCGAGCTGCTGTCGGAGGGCAAGGTGCTGCCCCGCAAGGACCGCCCCTCGCCCGACCAGCACCGGCACCCGGGCTCGCGCAGCCGCGTGCCGGATCGTGGGCGGCGGCGCTAGCATAAGGACCCGCAGAAGCGATTCCCGGGGGCCCATGTCGTTCAGCTATTTCTTCGAATACTGCGTCACCGCCGACAATTTCGATGACACCGGGCGCGACGTATCCGTAACTCGCCGGATCGCGATAAGCGGCGGCGTTGGGCAGCGAGCCTAACCGGGCGGCATCGCGTCCCTGTTGAAGGGCGTGATGCCCTGCTCCACGTCGGCGAAACGGAGCGTCGGCAGGAGCGCCGCCAGCGCGGGCGCGTCTGTCGTCCGCGGCAGCACCGCCTTCGCCGGCAACGGGCCGGCCGACGGCCGCGGCCCGGATTGCATCGCGCCCCAGACGGTCGCGAATTCCGGCGCGCGGACAAAACCCGGCCACGGCGAGTTGCGGAAATAGCTGACCATGTCGGCACGCACC
The sequence above is drawn from the Bauldia sp. genome and encodes:
- the rnr gene encoding ribonuclease R, translating into MTEQKKPKQKSKKPQGQELPTREQILAFIAEHPGETGKREIARHFGITGAKRIPLKALLKDLAQEGAVESRHRKLKRPNDIPEVTVLEITGRDRDGDVIARLVDWSAENGEPPRIEIERTRSKDAPAPGIGDRVLARLSRRGADYSARIIKVLEKRPATVLGVVRGATIDPIDKKSKMLHLDQADVGKAKDGDLVTLSVTTSGRFGVERVNIVENLGSVSNEKAVSMIAIHAHNIPYVFPADVLAEAEDARRATMEHREDWRDEPLVTIDPPDAKDHDDAVMAVPDPDPNNPGGTIVTVAIADVAWYVRPGMALDREALKRGNSVYFPDRVVPMLPERISNDLCSLRELEDRPALAVRMIFNAEGRKLNHRFHRIMMRSAAKLSYQKAQDEFDGRPTDLNQNVKTALANLWAGYEIIKRGRDAREPLDLDLPERKVVLGKDGGIERIVVPVRLEAMRLIEEMMIQANVAAAETLEAKKSPLVYRIHDQPSMAKQEALRDFLKSIELSFPKGGNLRPSNFNYILDKAEGSEHGPLLHEVVLRTQAQAEYSPDNIGHFGLNLRRYAHFTSPIRRYADLIVHRALVRSLGFGPGGLPDGIEEHLVEIATQISQAERRAMAAERDTVDRLVAHWLADRVGAEFRGRISGVTRAGLFVKLDETGADGFVPMRTLGSEFFVFDEAKHAVIGSRSGEMHRLGDKVEVKLVEAAPLAGALRFELLSEGKVLPRKDRPSPDQHRHPGSRSRVPDRGRRR